One stretch of Zingiber officinale cultivar Zhangliang chromosome 6B, Zo_v1.1, whole genome shotgun sequence DNA includes these proteins:
- the LOC121990761 gene encoding F-box protein At2g05970-like: protein MSTSWSEIPADLLYLILSKLSIHDLFCSAAVCSHWSAVVDKVRRSPGDQLPQIPWLVPEEQFLIDGKSNNRNNYNFFSLDEGRVYDIPSPSRILKDVVGSSHGWLITVSDVSVQLLNPITHAHINLPNFPTVDDQNLEAVKAVLSSDPSGGGDYFVAFVFFCPSTQKEFLFFVNAEDEKWKMIAGGDYYYDDIAFHGRHKSKLYVVVGDDEHDEVMVVAYDLITPDSTLTSTPVVALSDIISYFDIVWYFLCTSSDDDLLLTRIMTKKSKKNIYELEVWKIDTEKCIISTMNNLGEYTLFLSAASSLCIDTSSLPDLKSNSIYISIDLYSIGISENWIYSMEDERFTSLSLPALSHRKRRRRWRRPVLVWFAPSIALNADPIL from the coding sequence atGTCTACTTCTTGGTCGGAGATTCCTGCAGATCTCTTATACTTAATCTTATCCAAGCTCTCGATCCACGACCTCTTTTGCTCCGCCGCCGTATGCTCACATTGGTCTGCCGTGGTTGATAAGGTCCGTCGCAGCCCCGGTGATCAACTTCCTCAAATCCCATGGCTTGTGCCGGAAGAGCAGTTCCTCATAGATGGAAAATCTAACAATCGAAATAACTACAACTTCTTCAGCTTAGATGAGGGCCGCGTGTATGATATCCCCAGCCCTTCTCGCATCCTCAAGGATGTCGTCGGGTCTTCCCATGGTTGGCTCATAACCGTCAGCGATGTTAGCGTGCAGCTCCTGAACCCTATCACCCACGCGCATATCAACCTTCCTAATTTCCCCACCGTGGACGACCAGAATTTGGAGGCCGTCAAGGCGGTGTTGTCCTCAGATCCCTCCGGAGGCGGAGATTACTTCGTCGCCTTTGTGTTCTTCTGCCCTTCTACGCAGAAAGAGTTTTTGTTCTTTGTTAATGCAGAGGATGAGAAGTGGAAGATGATAGCTGGAGGTGATTATTACTATGATGACATAGCCTTTCACGGTCGTCACAAGAGCAAGCTCTATGTGGTGGTAGGAGATGATGAACACGACGAAGTGATGGTAGTGGCGTATGATCTCATCACGCCGGATTCGACTCTGACATCGACGCCGGTGGTAGCTCTGTCGGACATCATTTCGTATTTTGATATCGTCTGGTATTTTCTCTGCACGTCTTCGGATGATGATCTACTGCTCACACGGATCATGacgaaaaaatcaaaaaaaaatatttacgaATTGGAGGTTTGGAAGATCGATACAGAGAAATGTATTATCAGCACAATGAATAATTTGGGGGAGTATACTCTGTTCTTGAGCGCGGCTTCTTCTCTTTGCATTGATACGTCTTCGTTGCCGGATTTGAAGTCGAACTCCATTTATATCTCTATTGACTTGTATAGTATTGGCATTAGTGAGAACTGGATTTACAGCATGGAGGACGAAAGGTTCACCTCATTGAGTTTGCCGGCATTATCACATCGAAAGCGACGACGGCGGTGGCGGCGGCCAGTACTAGTTTGGTTTGCACCCAGTATTGCATTGAATGCGGATCCAATATTGTAA